The following proteins are encoded in a genomic region of Thermococcus henrietii:
- a CDS encoding DUF2226 domain-containing protein: MVVEMQLPDKAPLVENAVVTSAGELTELVKKALSEGKGAFLKIFAKDKNAKYYVTVLFDSSKVLAVECLVVDNKQTLVGEDAVNLLKSLLGRPMVVDVYSLDEIEMKLSIAENLDVYSETPKIPLDEFFSGGAAQPPEIEVPKQQPAPEEKLKKKEPERTPAPQTPQKTSEEPVPQQAPVQKPPAKPTKSGEPEVVVNFVGGRLPEEAFKKYAENIIKEAGRIRGVSINRIEFDANVGEGVVYLNVHVYGSSESTDKRSLEIAEKRLFHIVSKHAPIILREAEYKPILRDISVVLNGEEARPQEIVEKDKKKTGAVTKDGRIQLSVLEDVWPYFSNFARTVVKELETAGIKVNKAYFDVKGRRELEINLSIAVESPFDKPTTEKTIRTILSRHAKQLSSSINRYITVHNVELELVEKPITRPVSTKKPVASGKAAEILAKKELLEKEVEKLLKEAGIDELAPLTEVKKKEAEETLLRSRIEPAIEALKNRVHAELKLIPRVTFKWLKLNHEIQGSTVYVDIEASFVKESVGGLFGAYSGVSDDRIKKDITETIHRIIRDVSSEYSVAIRPRNVNVILR, encoded by the coding sequence ATGGTGGTGGAGATGCAGCTACCGGACAAGGCACCGCTCGTCGAGAACGCCGTAGTGACGTCGGCGGGCGAGCTCACCGAACTAGTGAAGAAAGCCCTCAGTGAGGGCAAGGGAGCCTTCCTTAAAATATTCGCCAAGGACAAGAACGCCAAGTACTACGTAACGGTTCTCTTCGACAGCTCAAAGGTGCTGGCCGTAGAATGCCTTGTGGTTGACAATAAGCAAACGCTAGTTGGAGAGGACGCCGTCAACCTTCTAAAATCCCTGCTCGGCAGGCCGATGGTCGTTGACGTTTACTCCCTCGACGAGATTGAAATGAAGCTCTCAATAGCCGAGAACCTTGACGTTTACTCCGAGACTCCAAAAATACCTCTAGATGAATTCTTCTCAGGCGGAGCAGCCCAACCACCCGAGATTGAGGTCCCCAAACAACAGCCAGCGCCAGAGGAGAAGCTAAAGAAGAAAGAACCTGAAAGAACACCCGCGCCCCAAACTCCTCAAAAAACCTCAGAGGAACCCGTCCCACAGCAGGCTCCAGTTCAGAAGCCCCCAGCAAAGCCCACCAAGAGCGGTGAGCCTGAAGTTGTGGTTAATTTCGTAGGTGGGAGACTCCCCGAGGAAGCCTTCAAGAAGTACGCAGAGAACATAATCAAAGAGGCCGGTAGGATAAGGGGCGTTTCAATAAACAGGATAGAGTTTGACGCAAACGTTGGTGAGGGCGTGGTTTACCTTAACGTCCACGTTTACGGAAGCTCAGAGAGCACGGACAAGAGAAGCCTCGAGATAGCCGAGAAGAGATTGTTCCACATCGTCAGCAAGCACGCGCCCATAATCCTCAGAGAGGCCGAGTATAAGCCCATACTCAGGGACATAAGCGTGGTTCTCAACGGCGAGGAGGCAAGGCCACAGGAGATAGTCGAGAAGGACAAGAAGAAGACAGGAGCCGTAACGAAGGATGGAAGGATTCAGCTTTCGGTCCTTGAAGACGTCTGGCCGTACTTCAGCAACTTCGCGAGGACCGTCGTCAAAGAGCTTGAAACCGCGGGAATTAAGGTTAACAAGGCGTACTTTGACGTGAAGGGGAGAAGGGAGCTCGAAATAAACCTTTCAATAGCCGTCGAGAGTCCCTTCGATAAGCCCACAACAGAGAAGACCATCAGGACAATCCTCAGCAGACACGCCAAACAGCTATCAAGCTCAATAAACCGCTACATCACGGTTCATAACGTTGAGCTCGAGCTGGTGGAAAAGCCGATAACCAGGCCGGTGTCCACGAAGAAGCCCGTGGCAAGTGGAAAGGCAGCCGAGATACTAGCCAAGAAGGAACTCCTTGAGAAGGAAGTTGAAAAGCTCCTAAAGGAGGCAGGAATAGACGAGCTTGCCCCGCTAACTGAAGTGAAAAAGAAGGAGGCCGAGGAGACCCTGCTGAGAAGCAGGATAGAACCGGCGATAGAAGCCCTCAAAAACAGGGTTCATGCCGAGCTCAAACTCATCCCCAGGGTCACCTTCAAGTGGCTCAAGCTCAACCACGAGATTCAGGGCTCTACGGTCTACGTTGATATCGAGGCCTCTTTCGTCAAGGAAAGTGTCGGTGGTCTTTTCGGCGCCTACTCCGGCGTCTCCGACGATAGGATAAAGAAGGACATAACCGAGACAATACACAGGATAATCCGCGATGTCTCAAGCGAATACAGCGTTGCAATAAGGCCAAGGAACGTTAACGTAATTCTCCGCTGA
- a CDS encoding DHH family phosphoesterase → MRVLILGGGALGRSIAEALKGEFDVVIVERDEIRARALEESGFHVVQGDFSYTATLLKAGVEKSELVIITTMDVDTIKKTVYVIRTNNKEVPILTVLPDDMGLEDLMESIRESFEADVKVDYAISPRTALRDALIGIVKQIGEKKNVNLLVKKLRELKNEGDSLLIVMHDNPDPDSLASAAALSLIAQTLGFKTKIVHGGEITHHENRAFVNLLGIEVTRVSRGSYELRRYPFIALVDCQPNGNLTILESSDYERIKIVIDHHQILQHLSDVIPDDAFLDIRPDVNSASSILVEYLRGLNISVSPPLATALFYGIYIDTKKFSKLSPVDLKAIEFLAGKVDYELLDKIEHPDISTETAEILARAIMHRRIYKNVIISNVGFITNRDALAEAADFLLRLEGITTVLVFGIVDDKIEISARTRDVRVNIGAVMKEAFGELGSGGGHARAGGARISLGIFKLAKDKNSLLKLVEEAVTERFLEALKVKEG, encoded by the coding sequence ATGAGAGTCCTCATCCTCGGAGGAGGGGCCCTTGGACGCTCGATAGCGGAGGCCCTCAAAGGAGAATTTGACGTTGTCATCGTGGAGAGGGATGAAATCCGTGCCCGGGCCCTTGAGGAGAGCGGTTTTCATGTCGTTCAAGGTGATTTTTCATACACGGCCACGCTCCTCAAGGCGGGTGTTGAGAAGTCCGAGCTCGTAATTATAACGACGATGGACGTGGATACAATCAAGAAAACGGTCTACGTAATCAGAACCAACAACAAGGAAGTTCCAATCCTAACGGTTCTCCCGGATGACATGGGTTTAGAGGACCTCATGGAGAGCATACGGGAGAGCTTTGAAGCCGATGTTAAGGTTGATTACGCAATCTCTCCAAGAACTGCCCTACGGGACGCTCTTATCGGGATAGTGAAACAAATAGGGGAGAAGAAGAACGTCAACCTGCTCGTGAAGAAGCTCCGTGAACTGAAAAACGAGGGGGACTCCCTCCTCATAGTCATGCATGACAATCCGGACCCGGATTCCCTCGCAAGCGCCGCCGCACTGAGCCTCATAGCACAGACCCTTGGATTCAAGACCAAAATAGTCCATGGGGGCGAGATAACCCACCACGAGAACAGGGCTTTTGTGAACCTCTTAGGGATTGAGGTAACGCGCGTTTCGAGGGGCTCCTATGAACTCAGACGCTATCCTTTCATCGCCCTCGTTGATTGCCAGCCTAACGGAAACCTCACAATCCTTGAGAGCTCAGACTACGAGAGAATTAAAATCGTCATAGACCACCATCAAATACTCCAGCATCTATCTGACGTAATCCCCGACGATGCTTTCCTGGACATTCGGCCGGACGTTAACTCCGCTTCATCCATCCTGGTAGAGTATCTTCGGGGCCTTAACATCTCGGTTTCACCACCGCTGGCAACCGCCCTTTTCTATGGAATCTACATAGACACGAAGAAGTTCTCGAAGCTGAGCCCCGTTGACCTCAAGGCGATAGAGTTTCTGGCGGGTAAGGTTGACTACGAGCTCCTTGACAAGATTGAGCACCCCGACATAAGCACCGAAACGGCTGAAATTCTTGCGAGGGCAATAATGCACCGGAGGATTTACAAAAACGTCATAATAAGCAACGTGGGCTTCATAACAAACCGCGATGCCCTTGCGGAAGCCGCTGACTTTCTCCTCCGCCTGGAGGGCATAACGACGGTCCTCGTCTTTGGCATAGTGGACGACAAGATTGAGATTTCCGCCAGGACGAGGGACGTCAGGGTAAACATCGGCGCGGTGATGAAAGAGGCCTTCGGAGAGCTTGGAAGCGGAGGAGGACACGCCCGGGCTGGCGGCGCGAGGATAAGCCTCGGAATCTTCAAGCTCGCCAAGGATAAGAACTCCCTGCTGAAGCTCGTGGAAGAAGCCGTCACGGAAAGGTTCTTGGAGGCATTAAAGGTGAAAGAGGGTTAA
- a CDS encoding PRC-barrel domain-containing protein, which yields MVMRLSKLYGKQIYNTKGYYVGYVDEVLIEIDRGMGKVLALVLPGEKVGVPYDRVTAIGDIVLVKAKED from the coding sequence ATGGTGATGCGGCTCTCAAAGCTTTACGGCAAGCAGATTTACAACACGAAGGGCTACTACGTTGGTTACGTTGATGAGGTTTTAATCGAGATTGACAGGGGGATGGGAAAAGTCCTCGCCCTCGTTCTGCCCGGGGAAAAGGTCGGGGTTCCCTACGACCGCGTCACGGCCATCGGGGACATCGTCCTCGTCAAGGCCAAGGAGGATTAA
- a CDS encoding DUF120 domain-containing protein: MKNVKLLVSLARRGAIGKMRRVTVRELADELGVSPQTVLRLFVEMEEEGLIERKVEGKKTLIEVTPEGASFLQRLCDEISKALSTGVIVGEVVSGLGEGAYYVRQYAPLIREYLGFEPYPGTLNVRVLFPKTVFDALCNARPVIIPGFTKGGRTFGDVKAYRVRIDGVEGAIVIPSRTVHPPKIAEIVAPVNLREKLGLNDGDRIRIEVIE; the protein is encoded by the coding sequence ATGAAGAACGTAAAACTCCTCGTTTCCCTCGCGAGAAGGGGAGCGATTGGAAAGATGAGAAGGGTCACCGTGAGGGAGCTCGCCGATGAGCTCGGAGTCTCACCCCAAACCGTTTTGAGGCTCTTTGTAGAGATGGAGGAAGAGGGATTAATCGAGAGAAAGGTGGAGGGCAAGAAGACCCTCATCGAGGTGACACCCGAGGGCGCGAGCTTCCTCCAGAGGCTCTGCGACGAGATTTCAAAGGCCCTCTCGACCGGCGTGATTGTCGGGGAGGTCGTTTCAGGCCTCGGGGAGGGTGCCTACTACGTCAGGCAGTACGCGCCCCTGATTAGGGAGTACCTCGGCTTTGAGCCCTATCCCGGAACGCTGAACGTCCGAGTTCTCTTTCCAAAGACGGTCTTCGATGCCCTCTGCAACGCGAGACCCGTTATAATCCCAGGGTTTACCAAGGGGGGGAGGACCTTCGGTGACGTCAAGGCTTACCGCGTGAGAATTGACGGCGTGGAGGGGGCGATTGTGATACCCTCAAGAACAGTCCATCCCCCTAAGATTGCCGAGATAGTGGCTCCGGTAAACCTGAGGGAAAAGCTCGGCCTCAACGACGGTGACAGGATAAGGATTGAGGTGATAGAATGA
- a CDS encoding endonuclease V has protein sequence MTELKNYIITEKLKKIAELQRRLSRRIVERPLDLSRVKTVGAVDVSYRGDNAVSALVICTFPEREPIETRTVRVRVAFPYIPTYFFLRETMPVLKVVKNADFDVLLVEGHGRAHPRGYGLASHIGLILGRPVIGVAKRPLRGVSENLYERVGKAYVSVGHLVDLRSAVEVVKALGEGYPKPLKLADKLSKVRR, from the coding sequence ATGACTGAATTAAAGAATTACATAATCACCGAAAAACTCAAAAAGATAGCCGAGCTCCAGAGGAGGCTCTCAAGAAGGATAGTCGAGAGACCGCTCGACCTCAGCAGGGTGAAGACCGTTGGGGCGGTTGACGTCTCCTACCGGGGAGACAATGCCGTCTCGGCCCTCGTAATATGCACCTTTCCAGAGCGCGAGCCAATCGAGACGAGAACGGTTAGGGTCAGGGTAGCTTTTCCTTACATCCCCACCTATTTCTTCCTCAGGGAGACGATGCCCGTTTTGAAGGTCGTCAAAAACGCGGACTTCGACGTTCTTCTCGTGGAGGGGCACGGGAGGGCGCACCCTCGGGGCTACGGGCTGGCCTCTCACATCGGGCTAATCCTCGGAAGGCCCGTCATCGGCGTGGCGAAGAGACCGCTCCGCGGTGTGTCGGAGAACCTCTATGAAAGGGTAGGAAAAGCTTATGTAAGCGTTGGACATCTGGTCGATTTGAGGTCTGCCGTTGAGGTCGTGAAGGCGCTTGGCGAAGGCTATCCAAAACCTCTCAAGCTTGCCGATAAGCTCTCGAAGGTGAGAAGATGA
- a CDS encoding translin family protein, whose protein sequence is MEIEEIMESVRKVLDEKDSLREEALKVTREIVRLSGDAVKAVHRNELNLAEERLSEAGKRVELLRETLKNHPDLYYSGYVQTAHQEFVEASLLLSYVRGRSYPTPGELGVPETDYVLGVGDFIGELRRYFLHRLLEGDLDTAETVYREMERVYNALITLEYPKGLVNVRQKQDQARYALERTLEDLTRAKLNRGLEEKLEKAIKND, encoded by the coding sequence ATGGAGATAGAGGAGATAATGGAGTCAGTCAGGAAAGTTCTCGACGAGAAGGATTCCCTGAGGGAGGAGGCGCTCAAGGTCACGAGAGAAATAGTGCGGCTCAGCGGGGACGCCGTCAAGGCCGTCCACCGGAACGAGTTAAACCTCGCGGAGGAAAGGCTGAGCGAAGCCGGAAAGCGGGTGGAACTGTTGAGGGAGACGCTGAAAAACCATCCGGACCTCTACTACTCCGGCTACGTTCAGACCGCCCATCAGGAGTTCGTCGAAGCGTCCCTTCTTCTCAGCTACGTTCGCGGAAGGTCCTATCCAACTCCCGGTGAGCTCGGTGTCCCCGAGACGGACTACGTTCTCGGCGTCGGGGACTTCATAGGTGAGCTCAGAAGGTACTTCCTCCACAGGCTCCTTGAGGGAGACCTCGACACCGCCGAGACGGTTTACCGCGAGATGGAGAGGGTTTACAACGCCCTCATAACGCTGGAGTATCCAAAGGGACTTGTTAACGTGAGACAGAAGCAAGACCAGGCCCGCTACGCCCTGGAGAGAACCCTCGAAGACCTCACGAGGGCCAAGCTCAACAGGGGCCTTGAGGAGAAACTTGAGAAGGCCATAAAGAATGACTGA
- a CDS encoding methionine adenosyltransferase, with protein MAEKVRNIVVEELVRTPVEMQEVELVERKGIGHPDSIADGIAEAVSRALSREYIKRYGIILHHNTDQVEVVGGRAYPQFGGGEVIKPIYILLSGRAVEMVDREFFPVHEIAIKAAKDYLRKAVRHLDIENHVVIDSRIGQGSVDLVGVFNKAKENPIPLANDTSFGVGYAPLSETEKIVLETEKVLNSDEFKREWPAVGEDIKVMGLRKGDEIDLTIAAAIVDSEVANPDEYMAVKEAIYQKAKEIVEAHTERKVNIYVNTADDPKNGIYYITVTGTSAEAGDDGSVGRGNRVNGLITPNRHMSMEAAAGKNPVSHVGKIYNLLSMLIANDIAEQVEGVEEVYVRILSQIGKPIDEPLVASIQIIPKKGYSIDVLQKPAYEIADEWLANITKIQKMILDDKLNVF; from the coding sequence ATGGCTGAGAAGGTTAGGAACATCGTCGTTGAGGAGCTCGTCAGGACTCCGGTCGAGATGCAGGAGGTCGAGCTCGTCGAGAGGAAGGGCATCGGCCACCCCGACAGCATAGCCGATGGCATAGCCGAGGCCGTTAGCAGGGCCCTCAGCAGGGAGTACATCAAGAGATACGGCATAATCCTCCACCACAACACTGACCAGGTCGAGGTCGTTGGCGGTAGGGCTTACCCTCAGTTCGGTGGCGGTGAGGTCATCAAGCCGATTTACATCCTCCTCTCCGGAAGGGCCGTTGAGATGGTTGACCGCGAGTTCTTCCCGGTTCACGAGATAGCGATAAAGGCCGCGAAGGACTACCTCAGGAAGGCCGTCAGACACCTCGACATCGAGAACCACGTCGTCATCGATTCTCGCATCGGCCAGGGAAGCGTTGACCTCGTTGGAGTCTTCAACAAGGCCAAGGAGAACCCGATTCCGCTCGCCAACGACACCAGCTTCGGTGTCGGCTACGCCCCGCTCAGCGAGACGGAGAAGATAGTCCTCGAGACCGAGAAGGTTCTCAACAGCGACGAGTTCAAGAGGGAGTGGCCGGCGGTTGGCGAGGACATCAAGGTCATGGGCCTCAGGAAGGGCGACGAGATTGACCTCACCATAGCTGCAGCCATAGTTGACAGCGAGGTCGCCAATCCGGACGAGTACATGGCCGTTAAGGAGGCCATCTACCAGAAGGCCAAGGAGATAGTCGAGGCTCACACTGAGAGGAAGGTCAACATCTACGTCAACACCGCCGACGACCCGAAGAACGGAATCTACTACATCACCGTCACCGGAACGAGCGCCGAGGCAGGCGACGACGGTAGCGTTGGTAGAGGAAACCGTGTCAACGGCCTCATCACCCCGAACAGGCACATGAGCATGGAGGCCGCGGCCGGTAAGAACCCTGTCAGCCATGTTGGAAAGATTTACAACCTCCTCTCGATGCTTATAGCCAACGACATCGCCGAGCAGGTTGAGGGCGTCGAGGAGGTTTACGTCAGGATTCTGAGCCAGATAGGAAAGCCCATCGACGAGCCCCTCGTTGCGAGCATACAGATAATCCCGAAGAAGGGATACTCAATCGATGTCCTCCAGAAGCCCGCCTACGAGATTGCTGACGAGTGGCTCGCCAACATAACCAAGATACAGAAGATGATTCTCGACGACAAGCTGAACGTCTTCTGA
- a CDS encoding metallophosphoesterase: MRLVAITDLHGNVKMSRKLAGLIAGERPDILLIAGDITHFSGAETARKVLQPLIETGVPILSVHGNCDGRDVPELLDELGIWIHDRRRELNGVGFVGVGGSNITPFNTIWELSEGEIREILLRNYHPGDVILSHVPPKDTKADRVHSGLHVGSSALREFIEEKQPPLVITGHIHEARSVDRVGETVIVNPGPLFRGYYTVVEFEEGEKRVKNVELEKL; this comes from the coding sequence ATGAGGCTCGTCGCGATAACAGACCTTCACGGCAACGTGAAGATGAGCCGGAAGCTCGCCGGACTAATCGCAGGGGAGAGGCCGGATATCCTCCTAATAGCGGGCGATATAACCCACTTCTCCGGGGCAGAGACAGCCCGGAAGGTTCTCCAGCCCCTCATTGAAACCGGCGTTCCGATACTCTCGGTTCACGGCAACTGCGACGGCAGGGACGTTCCGGAGTTGCTCGACGAACTCGGAATATGGATTCACGACAGGAGGAGGGAGCTCAACGGAGTTGGCTTCGTTGGAGTTGGAGGCTCAAACATAACGCCCTTCAACACAATCTGGGAGCTCAGCGAGGGCGAAATCCGCGAAATCCTGCTGAGGAACTACCATCCCGGCGATGTCATCCTCTCCCACGTTCCACCGAAAGACACGAAGGCCGACCGCGTCCACTCGGGTCTCCACGTTGGGAGTTCCGCGCTGAGGGAGTTCATCGAGGAGAAGCAACCACCGCTTGTCATCACGGGCCACATCCACGAGGCGAGGAGCGTTGACAGGGTTGGGGAGACGGTCATCGTGAACCCCGGCCCTCTCTTCAGGGGGTACTACACGGTAGTTGAGTTTGAGGAGGGGGAGAAAAGGGTGAAAAACGTCGAGCTCGAAAAGCTTTAG
- a CDS encoding pyridoxal phosphate-dependent aminotransferase, which yields MALSDRLELVNPSEIRKLFDLAQGVEGLISLGIGEPDFDTPEHIKEYAKEALDKGMTHYGPNAGLPMLREAIARKLKEQNGIEADPKSEIMVLVGANQAFIMGLATFLKDGEEVLIPSPMFVSYAPAVILAGGKPVEVPTYEENEFRLSVDDLEKHVSDKTRALIINTPNNPTGAVLTKKDLEEIADFAVEHDLIVFSDEVYEHFVYDGVKNHSIASLDGMFERTITINGFSKTFAMTGWRLGFVAAPAWIIEKMTRFQMYNATCPVTFVQYAAAKALEDERSWKAVEEMRKEYDRRRNLVWKRLNEMGLPTVKPKGAFYIFPRIRDTGLTDKEFSELMLKEARVAVVPGSAFGKAGEGYIRISYATAYEQLEEAMDRMEKVLREKKLV from the coding sequence ATGGCGCTGAGCGACAGACTCGAACTCGTCAACCCTTCTGAGATTAGAAAGCTCTTCGACCTTGCCCAGGGCGTTGAGGGTCTCATATCACTTGGAATCGGCGAACCTGACTTCGACACGCCGGAGCATATAAAGGAGTACGCCAAGGAGGCCCTTGACAAGGGCATGACTCACTACGGCCCGAACGCAGGCCTGCCGATGCTCCGCGAGGCTATAGCGAGGAAGCTTAAGGAGCAGAACGGCATCGAGGCCGACCCGAAGAGCGAGATAATGGTGCTCGTCGGGGCGAACCAGGCTTTTATTATGGGCCTTGCAACGTTCCTTAAGGACGGGGAAGAAGTCCTCATCCCGAGTCCGATGTTCGTCAGCTATGCCCCGGCCGTTATTCTCGCCGGAGGAAAACCGGTTGAGGTTCCGACCTACGAGGAGAACGAGTTCCGCCTTTCCGTTGATGACCTTGAGAAGCACGTGAGCGACAAAACCAGGGCGCTCATCATAAACACCCCGAACAACCCGACCGGCGCGGTTCTGACTAAGAAGGACCTTGAGGAGATTGCGGACTTCGCGGTTGAGCACGACCTCATCGTCTTCAGCGATGAAGTTTACGAGCACTTCGTCTACGACGGCGTCAAGAACCACAGCATAGCATCTCTCGACGGCATGTTCGAGCGCACGATAACCATAAACGGATTCTCCAAGACCTTCGCCATGACCGGCTGGCGCCTCGGCTTCGTCGCGGCCCCGGCTTGGATAATCGAAAAGATGACCCGCTTCCAGATGTACAACGCCACCTGTCCGGTTACCTTCGTCCAGTACGCCGCCGCGAAGGCCCTCGAGGACGAGAGGAGCTGGAAGGCGGTCGAAGAGATGAGGAAGGAGTACGATAGGAGAAGGAACCTCGTCTGGAAGCGCCTCAACGAGATGGGTCTCCCAACGGTGAAGCCCAAGGGGGCCTTCTACATATTCCCGAGGATTAGGGACACAGGCCTAACCGACAAGGAGTTCAGCGAGCTCATGTTGAAAGAAGCCAGGGTCGCGGTCGTTCCGGGCTCGGCCTTTGGAAAGGCCGGCGAGGGGTACATAAGGATAAGCTACGCAACAGCTTACGAGCAGCTTGAGGAAGCGATGGACAGGATGGAGAAGGTTTTGAGGGAGAAAAAGCTCGTCTAA
- a CDS encoding carbamoyltransferase family protein, giving the protein MILGVHDGHDAGAVLIDGERIFAVNEERLNRVKKYRGFPELSIKAVLEMANADPEDVEVIAVAGIFRKQKRLIELERRLKAIFGPEFKRKVLFIEHHLAHSASAYYTSGWREALAVSIDAAGDGLSSSIYVARDGEMIRIAQSTYIDSLGDFYASVTELLGFKPMRHEGKVMSLASYGRPTYDLSAIIELNGLTFDNHLKVIGVEATKRLAEFFGYPLSRAKEIANQMKRGKLDGELQRKAIEIAASAQRHLEKLLEELGVKLSSKGLPLAYAGGVAQNVKANAVLRKIFGDDNLWVFPAMDDGGLAFGSAIFVRAQLERLDGRWKPFKLKHVYLGPSYGRAYVEEFLRKEGLEFEEVNEKFVADILSEGKLVGFFQGAMEFGPRALGNRSILANPSDESVRGRLNLALKRDVFQPFAPSLLREKAEEYLEDLEGRPNEFMTMSYTASEEFQKLAPAVVHVDGTTRPQAVRKEVNPSYYEIIKAFEKKTGIGAVLNTSFNMHGEPIVCSPEDALRTFRKAELDVLVVEGFTVFG; this is encoded by the coding sequence ATGATTCTCGGAGTCCACGACGGCCACGACGCCGGGGCGGTTCTGATAGACGGCGAGAGGATTTTCGCGGTGAACGAGGAGCGCTTGAACCGGGTCAAGAAGTACAGGGGCTTCCCCGAGCTGAGCATCAAGGCCGTTCTCGAGATGGCAAACGCTGACCCGGAGGACGTTGAGGTGATAGCCGTCGCCGGGATTTTCAGAAAGCAGAAGCGCCTCATCGAGCTTGAAAGAAGGTTGAAGGCCATCTTCGGCCCGGAGTTCAAGAGGAAGGTCCTCTTCATCGAGCACCACCTCGCCCACTCTGCATCGGCCTACTACACCTCAGGCTGGCGCGAAGCTTTAGCGGTTAGTATCGACGCGGCTGGAGACGGTCTAAGCTCCTCGATTTACGTGGCGAGGGACGGTGAGATGATTAGGATAGCCCAGAGCACATACATAGACTCCCTCGGCGATTTCTATGCCTCGGTTACGGAGCTTTTAGGATTTAAGCCGATGCGCCACGAGGGAAAGGTGATGAGCCTCGCCTCCTACGGACGGCCGACCTACGATTTGAGCGCGATAATCGAGCTGAATGGACTGACCTTTGACAACCACCTCAAGGTCATCGGCGTTGAGGCGACCAAAAGGCTGGCCGAGTTCTTCGGCTATCCCCTCTCAAGGGCGAAAGAAATTGCCAACCAGATGAAGCGCGGAAAGCTCGACGGCGAACTCCAGAGGAAGGCCATTGAGATAGCGGCGAGCGCTCAGAGACACCTTGAGAAGCTCCTCGAGGAGCTCGGCGTTAAGCTGAGTTCGAAGGGCCTTCCTTTAGCCTACGCCGGTGGTGTTGCCCAGAACGTCAAGGCCAACGCGGTTTTGAGAAAAATCTTTGGAGACGACAATCTCTGGGTCTTTCCCGCGATGGACGACGGGGGATTAGCTTTCGGCTCCGCGATATTCGTCAGAGCCCAGCTCGAGAGGCTCGACGGAAGATGGAAGCCATTCAAGCTCAAACACGTCTACCTCGGCCCGTCCTACGGGAGGGCTTACGTTGAGGAGTTCCTGAGAAAAGAGGGGCTCGAGTTTGAGGAAGTCAACGAAAAGTTCGTTGCCGATATTCTTAGCGAGGGGAAACTCGTCGGCTTCTTCCAGGGGGCGATGGAGTTCGGACCGAGGGCCCTTGGCAACCGCTCGATTCTGGCCAACCCCTCCGACGAGAGCGTCAGGGGGAGGCTCAATCTGGCGCTCAAAAGGGATGTCTTCCAGCCCTTCGCGCCATCTCTGCTCCGGGAGAAGGCTGAGGAATACCTTGAAGACCTCGAAGGCAGGCCGAACGAGTTCATGACGATGAGCTACACCGCAAGCGAAGAGTTCCAAAAGCTCGCTCCGGCGGTCGTTCACGTGGACGGCACGACGAGGCCTCAAGCAGTGAGGAAAGAGGTGAACCCGAGCTACTATGAAATCATCAAGGCCTTCGAGAAAAAAACTGGCATCGGGGCCGTTCTGAACACGAGCTTCAACATGCACGGTGAACCAATAGTCTGCTCACCGGAGGACGCGCTAAGAACGTTTAGAAAGGCTGAACTGGACGTTCTGGTAGTTGAGGGGTTCACAGTGTTTGGCTGA